Within the Micromonospora citrea genome, the region CCGTGTCGACCAGGTGTGCCGCGTCGGCGAAGTCGCACCGGTCCGCCAGGCCCACCCCGTCGAAGCGGTAGATCGCGTACGACGCGGCGGTGCCGAGCGGGCTCACGCCGTCGGCCGGCTGGAGCCAGTTCAGCCGGACCCCGTCCTCCTGCCGCGCGGCCTTGGTGACCACGGGCATGAGCAGCGGCTTCTTCGGCAGGTGCGTCATGGTCGGGACCAGCGCCGGCCGCGAGTAGTGCTCCGCGGCGTAGATGTCGGTCGCGCCGAGCCGGTTGGCCCGGACCTGCACCGCCGAGAAGTGGACGTTGCCCAGCACCTCCGGGTACTGCCGGTTCAGCGTCAGGTGGTTGGTCAGCTCCCGCGGGTTCATCCAGAACGAGCCGTAGACCGGTTCGCCGCTCTTGTAGTCGGCCTGCCCGATGTAGAGCTGCACCCGGGTGCCCTTGACCACGTCCGCCCACCACGGCACCAGCCGGGCGTAGTCGGCGGCCGGGTACTGGCCGATGTACCAGTAGAGCTGCGGCACGATGTAGTCGATCCACTCCTCCTTGACCCACTTGCGGGTGTCGGCGGAGATGATGTCGTACGACTGGCTGCCGGTGGTGTCCGAGCCCAGCGGGTCGGCCGACTGGTTACGCCAGATGCCGAACGGGCTGACGCCGAACTTCACCCACGGCTTCGCGGCCTTGATCTTGGCGTTCATCTCCTGGATCAGCAGGTTGATGTTGTCCCGCCGCCAGTCGGCCTTGTCGGTGAAGCCCCGGTTGTGCGCCGCGAAGGTGGCGTCGTCGGGCACCTGGTGGGTGCCGCTCGGGTAGGGGTAGAAGTAGTCGTCGAAGTGCACGCCGTCGACGTCGTACCGCTTGACCGCGTCCATCATCGCGGTCTGGACGAACTCGCGGACCTCCGGGATGCCGGGGTTGTAGTAGAGCCGGCTGCCGGCGACCCCGGCCGGCGGGTAGGCGAAGGTCCACTCGGGGTGCTCGCGCGCCGGGTGGTTGGGCGCGAGCTTGCTGATGTCGGCGCCGGCGCCGCCCGGGGCGGGCATGGAGACGCGGTACGGGTTGAACCAGGCGTGGAACTCCAGGTTCCGCTCGTGCGCCTCGGCGACCAGGAAGGCCAGCGGGTCCCAGCCCGGGTTCTCGCCACGGACCCCGGTCAGGTACTCCGACCACGGCTCGTGCGGCGAGGGCCAGAACGCGTCGGCGGTCGGCCGGACCTGGACGACCACGGCGTTGTGGTTGAGCCGCTCGGCGAGGTCGAGCAGTTCGCGGTATTCGGCCTTCTGGGTGGCGATGCGGTCGGGTGCGGTCTGGGACGCCTTGGTCGGCCAGTCGATGTTGACGACCGAGGAGATCCACATGGCCCGGAACTGCCGCTTCGGCGTGGCCGGGTCGGTGACGCAGGTGGTGGTGGAGGCGGTGGTCGCCGCGTCGGGCGCCGCGCCCGCGGGGGTGGCGGCGACGAGTGCGCCGAGCAGTGCGGCGGCCAGCCCGGCGGCTCCGAGCCGAGTTGCCTTCATGCGGTGTGTCCCTTCGTTGGGGCTCCCGTGTCAGGGGGTTCGTCGCGGCGGTTACCGGCAAGATTCGCCGTCGGCTATCTGCCGCTTGGTAGAAAATTTTCACACCTCCTGGGTTCGGCGCAAGGGTCTGCGCCGGATAGGTCCGTCCGTCGGGTTCGGCTCGCCCGGGTGGCCGGGATCACGACGCGGTCCGTGACGCCGCGCACACCCGCGGTTGTGACCGGAATGCGATGGCCGCAGCGATTGGGACGGGTTCGCCCCGGGTAGCAACGCCGGTCACCGGCCCGCCGTGGGGCGGTCCGGCGGCGATAAGGGGGTGACGCGCGGTGTCTGTGCTGCGTACCAAGCCGATCGGGGACGTGCTGGCCCAGGGCGAGTCCGACGGCGGCGACGGCGGGCCGGGCCTGCGGCGGCGGCTGCGCGCCCGCGACCTCACCGGCTTCGGCATCGGCATCGTGATCGGCACCGGCATCTTCACCCTCACCGGCATCGAGGCCCGCGACAGCGCCGGGCCGGGCGTGGTGATCTCGTTCGCCATCGCCGGCCTGGTCGCCCTGCTGGCCGCCCTCTGTTACGCCGAACTGGCCTCCAGCGTCCCGACCGCCGGCAGCGCCTACACCTACGCGTACGCGACGATGGGCGAGATCGTCGCCTGGATCATCGGCTGGGACCTGCTGCTGGAGTTCGCCCTCGGCGCGGCCGTGGTGGCGCGCGGTTGGTCCGGCTACCTCGCCGAACTCGTCGGCCTGCCCACCGCCTGGTTCGGCGAGGAGGGCAGCGTCGTCAACGTCGGCGCCATCGGCATCGTGCTGCTGCTCGGCGTCGTGGCGATCGTCGGCGTACGCGAGTCCGCCCGGGTCACCAACCTGCTGGTGCTGGTCAAGGTCGCCATCTGCGTCTTCATCGTGGTCGCCGGCCTGTTCTTCGTGAAGGCCGCCAACCTCACCCCGTTCATCCCGCCGGCCCGGCCCGCCGACGGCGGCGAGGACGGCGTCAGGCAGCCCGTCACCCAGGCGCTCTTCGGCCTGGAGCCCTCGGTGTTCGGCTTCGTGGGCGTACTCAGCGCCGCCGCCGTGGTCTTCTTCGCGTACACCGGCTTCGAGGCGGTCGCCAACCTCGGCGAGGAGGCGAGACGACCCCGCCGGGACCTCACCCTCGGTCTGCTCGGCACCCTGCTGATCTCGACCGTGCTGTACATCGGCGTCTCGCTGGTCGTGGTGGGCATGGTGCCGTACACCGAGATCGACCGGGGCGCCCCGATCGCGGCGGCCTTCAACGCGGTCGGCGCCGAGTGGGCCGGCATCCTGGTCTCCATCGCCGCCGTCGCCGGCCTGACCAGCGTGATCCTCGTCGACCTGGTCGCCATGGGCCGGATCGGCTTCGCCCTCGGCCGGGACGGGCTGATCCCGCCGTCGGTCGCCAAGGTGCACCCGCGCTGGGGCACCCCGTACCGGATCTCGGCGGTCATGACGGTGGCGGTCGCGCTGCTCGCGGGCTTCCTGCCCCTCTCCGCCCTGGCGGATCTGGTCAGCATCGGCGCGCTCGCCGCGTTCGTGCTGGTCTCGGTCGCCGTGCCGATCCTGCGGCGCAAGCGCCCCGACCTGGACCGGCCGTTCCGGGTGCCGTTCTCCCCCGTGCTGCCGATCGGGTCGGCGCTGGCCTGCCTCTACCTGATGCTGAACCTGTCGGTGGAGACCTGGCTGCGGTTCGGCGCGTGGATGCTGCTCGGCGTGCTGATCTACGTCGGCTACGGCTACCGGAACAACCGGCTCGCCCAGGGCTCCCCTGCCGCCGGTTCCCGGGATCCGGCTCCCGTCTGATCCGGCAGCGGCCGGGCGTCATCCCTTGAGGCCGCTGCGGGAGACGCCCTGGATGATGTGCCGCTGGGCGAGCACGAAGAGGATCAGCACCGGCACGCTGGCCAGCACCGCACCCGCCATGATCACCGGATAGTCCGTGTTGTAGGCGCCCTGGAGCAGGCCCAGCCCCGGCGGCAGGGTGAGCATCTCCGGGCTGAACAGCACGAAGATCGGCCAGAGGAAGTCGTTCCAGTTGGTCAGGAACGACAGCACGGCGAGGGTGGCGAGCGCCGGCTTCGACAGCGGCAGCACCACCTTCCAGAAGATCTGCCACTGGCCGGCCCCGTCGAGCACCGCGGCCTCCTCCAGCTCGCGGGGCAGGCTGAGGAAGAACTGCCGCAGGAAGAACACCCCGAACGCGCTCGCCGCCCCGGGGACGACCACCACGGCCAGGGTGTCGACCCAGTTCAGCTCGTCGACGATCAGGAAGTTCGGGATGATCAGCGAGGTCGGCGGGACGAACAGCGTCCCGACGATCAGCGCGAAGAGCACCCTGCGGCCGCGGAACCGCATCCTGGCCAGGGCGTACGCGGCCATCGAGGCGGTCGCCAGCACCAGCAGCGCGTGCAGCGTGGCGGCCAGCATGCTGTTGAGGAACCAGCGCAGCACGGGGTTGGCGGAGTTGTTCAGGATCTGTTCGTAGCCGTACCCGGAGACGGGGCTCGGCAGCCAGGTCGGCGGGATCCGCTGGGCCCCGGTGTAGGTCTTCAGCGAGGTGACGACCATCCACACCAGCGGCGTCAGGAAGACCAGGGCGAGGGCCACCAGGGCGGCGTAGAGCGCGGCGCGGCGCAGCGCGGTCCCGGGGGCGCGGCGGGCCGCCGGGGCGCCGGTCCGGCTCGGCGCGGGGGCGGGCGTGGACGTGGGCGTGGACGTCGTCATGGCGGTCCCCTCAGTCTTCCCGGTAGCGGAAGAGGCGGAAGTTGGCGATGCTCACCACCGCCAGCATCAGGGCGAACACGATGCTCATCGCGGCGGCGCGGCCCGCGTCGTTGTCCCGCAGCCCCTCGTCGACGATGAACCAGACCACCGTGCGGGTCTCCGTGCCCGGTGCGCCCTGGGTGATCAGGAACGACTGCCCGAACACGTTGGCCGAGGCGAGCACGGTCGTGGTGATCACGAACAGCAGCACCGGACGCAGCCCGGGCAGCGTCACGTGCCGGAACCGTTCCCAGGCGCTCGCGCCGTCGACCCTCGCCGCCTCGTACAGCTCCTGCGGGATGTCCTGGAGCCCGGCCAGGTAGATCACGGCGTTGAAGCCGGAGGTCCACCAGACGGTCACCCCGACCAGCGACACCCAGGCCCACGGCACGTCCGTCACCCAGGGGGTGTCGGCCGGCAGCCCGACCGCCCCGGCGAGCCGGTTGACCAGGCCCAGGTTGGCGTCGAGCAGGAACCGCCAGAGCAGGCCGATCACCGCCACGCCCAGCACGTACGGCGCGAAGTAGACCGCCCGGAAGAAGGTCCGGCCCGGGAACGAGCGGTTCAGCAGCAGCGCCAGCCCGAGCGGGACCACCACCAGCAGCGGCACCGCGAACACGGTGAAGATCGCGGTGGCCCGGACGCTCTGCCACCAGTCGCCGTGGACGGCCGAGTCGCTGGAGAAGAGCTCCCGGTAGTTGTCCAGCCCGACGAAGGGTCGGTTGGGCAGCTGGAAGTCCCACTGGTGCACGCTGAGCCAGAGGCCGAGCAGGATCGGCAGGAGGCCGAAGAGCCCGAACAGGACCAGGTACGGGGCGAGGAAGAGGTACGGCGTCAGCCGCCCCGACCGGCCCGACGGGGCGCCCCGGCGGGCGGCGCCGGCCGCCGGGGGCGGCGCGTCGCCCCGCGCCGCCCCGACCTCGATCACGTCCGCCACGGGGACTCAGCTCCCGTACTTCTTGCGGTTGTCCTCCAGCTGCTTGTTGGCCTTGGCGACCCCGTCGTCCAGCGCCTGCTTCGGCGACTTCTTGCCCAGCGCGGCCTCGTTGAACGAGTTGTAGAAGGTCGTCATGACCTCGCCGAGGCCGGGGGTGGCCGGCGGGAAGGCCGCGTACTCCAGCTCGGGGGCGAGCGCGTTGACCTCGGCCAGCGCCTTGAAGTCGGCGCTGTCCCGGACGGTCTTGCGGGCCGGGACCTGGCCGCCCTTGGCCCAGTCGAGGGAGTGCTGGCTGAGCCAGTTGATGAAGACCTTCGCCGCCGAGACCTTGTTGGCGTCGCCGGCCCGCTGCTTGACGATCGTGAAGTTGTGCGAGTTGGCCCAGGCGGCCGGCTGCGTGCCGATCTGCGGCAGGGGCGCGACGCCCCACTGGATGCCCGGGCTCTTCTTCAGGTCGTTGACCTGCCAGATGCCGTTCCAGTTGAAGGCGTTCCTGCCGCTCTTGAAGGCCAGGTAGTCGGCGTCCTGGCCGACGTTGGCCGGGGAGTGGCCCTGCCTGACCATGTCGGTCAGCCAGGTGCACGCCTCGACGGCCTGGTCGGAGTTGAAGGTGGCCCTGGTGGCCTCGGCGTCGAAGACGCTGCCGCCCCACTGGTGCAGCAGGGAGTAGAAGGTCATGCCGCCGGTGAACTGGAACGGGCTGACCCAGAAGCCCTGCACGCCGGACTTCTTCAGCTCGGCCAGCGCGGCGGCGTAGTCGTCCTTCGTCGTCGGCGGCCTGTTCGGGTCCAGTCCGGCCTTCGCCATGACCGCCTTGTTGTAGTAGAAGCCGAGCGGGTGCATGTCCAGCGGGATGCCGTACCGCTTGTCGTTGTAGAGCCCGCCCTTCCAGACGGTGGGGGCGAAGTCGCCCTCGCTCAGCTCGAGCGCCCTGGCCACGTCGTCGAGTTCGGTGATGACGCCGCGTGCGGCGAAGGTGGCGAGCTGGTCCATGTGCATGACCGCGATGTCCGGCCCGCTGCCGCTGGAGGCGGCGCCGGGAAGCTTGGCGTAGTAGTCCACCCACTCGTACGTCGCGGTCGTGACGGCGATGTTCTGGTGCTCGCTGTTGAACCGGGTCACCAGCGCCTTGAAGATGTCGCCGTCGCCGCCGGTGAACCCGTTCCAGAGCTTCAGGTCCACCTTGGGGCCGGTGTAGTCCTTGCCGCCGTTGCCGGCCGTCGGGCCCGAGCTGTCGTCGTCGCCGCCGCATCCGGCGAGGGTCAGCGAGGCGGCGGCGCCGAGCCCGAGGCCGAGGCCGAGCAGTCGGCGCCGGCT harbors:
- a CDS encoding glycoside hydrolase family 10 protein produces the protein MKATRLGAAGLAAALLGALVAATPAGAAPDAATTASTTTCVTDPATPKRQFRAMWISSVVNIDWPTKASQTAPDRIATQKAEYRELLDLAERLNHNAVVVQVRPTADAFWPSPHEPWSEYLTGVRGENPGWDPLAFLVAEAHERNLEFHAWFNPYRVSMPAPGGAGADISKLAPNHPAREHPEWTFAYPPAGVAGSRLYYNPGIPEVREFVQTAMMDAVKRYDVDGVHFDDYFYPYPSGTHQVPDDATFAAHNRGFTDKADWRRDNINLLIQEMNAKIKAAKPWVKFGVSPFGIWRNQSADPLGSDTTGSQSYDIISADTRKWVKEEWIDYIVPQLYWYIGQYPAADYARLVPWWADVVKGTRVQLYIGQADYKSGEPVYGSFWMNPRELTNHLTLNRQYPEVLGNVHFSAVQVRANRLGATDIYAAEHYSRPALVPTMTHLPKKPLLMPVVTKAARQEDGVRLNWLQPADGVSPLGTAASYAIYRFDGVGLADRCDFADAAHLVDTVRADGDLRTQSWVDTTAEAGKRYTYYVTALDRLANESPASPPAFVR
- a CDS encoding amino acid permease, with the translated sequence MSVLRTKPIGDVLAQGESDGGDGGPGLRRRLRARDLTGFGIGIVIGTGIFTLTGIEARDSAGPGVVISFAIAGLVALLAALCYAELASSVPTAGSAYTYAYATMGEIVAWIIGWDLLLEFALGAAVVARGWSGYLAELVGLPTAWFGEEGSVVNVGAIGIVLLLGVVAIVGVRESARVTNLLVLVKVAICVFIVVAGLFFVKAANLTPFIPPARPADGGEDGVRQPVTQALFGLEPSVFGFVGVLSAAAVVFFAYTGFEAVANLGEEARRPRRDLTLGLLGTLLISTVLYIGVSLVVVGMVPYTEIDRGAPIAAAFNAVGAEWAGILVSIAAVAGLTSVILVDLVAMGRIGFALGRDGLIPPSVAKVHPRWGTPYRISAVMTVAVALLAGFLPLSALADLVSIGALAAFVLVSVAVPILRRKRPDLDRPFRVPFSPVLPIGSALACLYLMLNLSVETWLRFGAWMLLGVLIYVGYGYRNNRLAQGSPAAGSRDPAPV
- a CDS encoding carbohydrate ABC transporter permease; protein product: MTTSTPTSTPAPAPSRTGAPAARRAPGTALRRAALYAALVALALVFLTPLVWMVVTSLKTYTGAQRIPPTWLPSPVSGYGYEQILNNSANPVLRWFLNSMLAATLHALLVLATASMAAYALARMRFRGRRVLFALIVGTLFVPPTSLIIPNFLIVDELNWVDTLAVVVVPGAASAFGVFFLRQFFLSLPRELEEAAVLDGAGQWQIFWKVVLPLSKPALATLAVLSFLTNWNDFLWPIFVLFSPEMLTLPPGLGLLQGAYNTDYPVIMAGAVLASVPVLILFVLAQRHIIQGVSRSGLKG
- a CDS encoding carbohydrate ABC transporter permease gives rise to the protein MADVIEVGAARGDAPPPAAGAARRGAPSGRSGRLTPYLFLAPYLVLFGLFGLLPILLGLWLSVHQWDFQLPNRPFVGLDNYRELFSSDSAVHGDWWQSVRATAIFTVFAVPLLVVVPLGLALLLNRSFPGRTFFRAVYFAPYVLGVAVIGLLWRFLLDANLGLVNRLAGAVGLPADTPWVTDVPWAWVSLVGVTVWWTSGFNAVIYLAGLQDIPQELYEAARVDGASAWERFRHVTLPGLRPVLLFVITTTVLASANVFGQSFLITQGAPGTETRTVVWFIVDEGLRDNDAGRAAAMSIVFALMLAVVSIANFRLFRYRED
- a CDS encoding ABC transporter substrate-binding protein: MTQNEMSRRRLLGLGLGLGAAASLTLAGCGGDDDSSGPTAGNGGKDYTGPKVDLKLWNGFTGGDGDIFKALVTRFNSEHQNIAVTTATYEWVDYYAKLPGAASSGSGPDIAVMHMDQLATFAARGVITELDDVARALELSEGDFAPTVWKGGLYNDKRYGIPLDMHPLGFYYNKAVMAKAGLDPNRPPTTKDDYAAALAELKKSGVQGFWVSPFQFTGGMTFYSLLHQWGGSVFDAEATRATFNSDQAVEACTWLTDMVRQGHSPANVGQDADYLAFKSGRNAFNWNGIWQVNDLKKSPGIQWGVAPLPQIGTQPAAWANSHNFTIVKQRAGDANKVSAAKVFINWLSQHSLDWAKGGQVPARKTVRDSADFKALAEVNALAPELEYAAFPPATPGLGEVMTTFYNSFNEAALGKKSPKQALDDGVAKANKQLEDNRKKYGS